AGGGCGTCGAGATGATCTATGACGTCGCGGCCTCTGCAACTGCGCTCGCCGCCGGCGAGATCGCGAAAGCGCGCAACAAGATCATCATCTTCAACGGCCCCGGCTCGATCCGCCTCAGCAACGAGGCCTGCGGTCCTTACACCGTGCACTATGTGTTCGATACCTTCGCACAGGCCAATGTGACGGGCCTTGCTGCCGTCAAATCCGGCCTCGACACCTGGTTCTTCCTCACCGCCGATTACGCCTTCGGCCAGGATCTGGAGAAGGACACCAGCAATGTCGTGACCAAGACCGGCGGCAAGGTGTTGGGCAATGTCCGTCATCCGCTCAACACGTCGGACTTCTCCTCCTTCCTGCTCCAGGCGCAGGCCTCCAAGGCCAAGGTGATCGGGCTGGCGAATGCCGGCGGCGACACCGTCAACGCCATCAAGCAGTCGGCCGAGTTCGGCATCATGAAGGGCGGCCAAAAGATTTCACCGCTGCTCGCCTTCGTCACCGATATCGATTCCATTGGACTCGAGACGGCGCAGGGCTTGCTGCTGGCGGAGGCCTTTTATTGGGACCTCAACGACGACACCCGCGCCTTTTCGAAGCGCTTCCAGGAGCGTGTGAAGCGGCCGCCGACCTCGGCTCAGGCCGGCGTCTATTCGTCCGTCATGCATTACCTGAAAGCCGTGAAGGCGGCCGGCACGACGGACTCTGCAGCCGTCATGAAGGTCATGAAGGAGACGCCGATCAACGACTTTTTCGCCAAGAACGGCAAGATCCGCGAGGACGGCCGCATGACCCACGACATGTACCTGTTCGAGGTGAAGAAGCCGTCGGAGTCGAAGGGCCGCTGGGACGACTACAAGCTGCTCGCCACCGTGCCCGGCAACGAGGCGTTCCAGTCGCTGGAGCAGTCGCGCTGCCCGCTGGTGAAGAAGTGACGTCGTGACGAACGTCACGCCGCCATCCCGGGGCGCGAAGCGAGCCCGGGATCCATCGGCCGCCGTGACAGTTGAGAAATGGATTCCGGGCTCGCGACTTCGTCGCGCCCCGGAATGACGGAGCAAAACAACAACAAGGGAGACGTCCCATGAGCAACGACATGGTCCTGCAACAGCTCGAAGCAGGCCTGCTCACCATCACCATGAACCGTCCCGAGCGAAAAAACGCGCTCAACCCGGACATGGTGCGCGGTCTGGTCGAGGCCGCGCGGCGCGCGGCCGACGATCCGGAGGTGCGTGCGGTGCTGTTGAAGGGCGCCGGCGGCAGCTTCTGTGTCGGCGGCGACGTCAAGTCGATGGCCGAGGGGCGCGCGCCGCTGCCGTTCGAGACCAAGCTCGCAAACCTGCGCCGCGGCATGGAGGTCTCTCGCATCCTGCATCAGATGCCCAAGCCCGTGGTGGCGCAGCTCGACGGCGCCGCGGCCGGCGCCGGTCTTTCGATGGCGCTGTCGTGCGATCTGCGCATCGCATCCGAGTCCTGCAAGATCACGACCGCCTTCGCCAAGGTCGGCTTTTCCGGCGACTATGGCGGCACTTATTTCCTGACCCAGCTCCTCGGCAGCGCGCGGGCGCGTGAGCTCTATCTGATGTCGCCGGTGCTGAGCGCCAAGGAGGCGCATGCGATCGGCTTGGTGACCAAGGTCGTGCCCGACGCGGAGATCGACGCCGCCGCTCACGAGCTCGCGCTGTCGCTGGCGCAGGGCCCGTCGATCGCGCTCGGCTACATCAAGCGCAACATCAACAATGCCGAGCATCTGGCGCTGGAGGATTGCTTTGACGGCGAGGCGATCCACCACACCCGCTGCGGCGACACCGCGGACCACAAGGAGGCCGCAAAGGCCTTTGTCGAGAAGCGCAAGCCGACCTTCAAGGGCGCATGACGATGACGCCCTATATGCGGCTGCGGCAGATCTGCCTGGTCGCG
The DNA window shown above is from Bradyrhizobium sp. CB1650 and carries:
- a CDS encoding ABC transporter substrate-binding protein, yielding MKRILSGIFAAAFAVGASAVQAQDKPPLKIGGILDMSSLYADITGPGSETAAKMAVEDFGGEVLGRKIQVLAADHLNKADLAANIARDMLDNQGVEMIYDVAASATALAAGEIAKARNKIIIFNGPGSIRLSNEACGPYTVHYVFDTFAQANVTGLAAVKSGLDTWFFLTADYAFGQDLEKDTSNVVTKTGGKVLGNVRHPLNTSDFSSFLLQAQASKAKVIGLANAGGDTVNAIKQSAEFGIMKGGQKISPLLAFVTDIDSIGLETAQGLLLAEAFYWDLNDDTRAFSKRFQERVKRPPTSAQAGVYSSVMHYLKAVKAAGTTDSAAVMKVMKETPINDFFAKNGKIREDGRMTHDMYLFEVKKPSESKGRWDDYKLLATVPGNEAFQSLEQSRCPLVKK
- a CDS encoding enoyl-CoA hydratase, giving the protein MSNDMVLQQLEAGLLTITMNRPERKNALNPDMVRGLVEAARRAADDPEVRAVLLKGAGGSFCVGGDVKSMAEGRAPLPFETKLANLRRGMEVSRILHQMPKPVVAQLDGAAAGAGLSMALSCDLRIASESCKITTAFAKVGFSGDYGGTYFLTQLLGSARARELYLMSPVLSAKEAHAIGLVTKVVPDAEIDAAAHELALSLAQGPSIALGYIKRNINNAEHLALEDCFDGEAIHHTRCGDTADHKEAAKAFVEKRKPTFKGA